From a single Prionailurus bengalensis isolate Pbe53 chromosome A1, Fcat_Pben_1.1_paternal_pri, whole genome shotgun sequence genomic region:
- the LPAR6 gene encoding lysophosphatidic acid receptor 6 — MVSNNSSQCYYDDSFKYTLYGCMFSMVFVLGLISNCVAIYIFICTLKVRNETTTYMINLAMSDLLFVFTLPFRIFYFATQNWPFGDQLCKISVMLFYTNMYGSILFLTCISVDRFLAIVYPFKSKTLRTKRNAKIVCIAVWLTVIGGSAPAVFFQSTHSQGNNASEACFEKFPEATWKTYLSRIVIFIEIVGFFIPLILNVTCSSMVLRTLNKPVTLSRSKINKTKVLKMIFVHLVIFCFCFVPYNINLILYSLMRTQTFVNCSAVTAVRTMYPITLCIAVSNCCFDPIVYYFTSDTIQNSIKMKNWSTRRSDFRFSEVHSTENFIQHNLQTLKSKIFDHESTI; from the coding sequence ATGGTAAGCAATAACAGCTCCCAATGCTACTATGATGACTCCTTTAAGTACACTTTGTATGGCTGCATGTTTAGTATGGTATTTGTGCTTGGGTTAATATCTAACTGTGTTGCCATATACATTTTCATCTGCACCCTCAAAGTGCGAAATGAAACTACAACATACATGATTAACTTGGCAATGTCAGACTTGCTTTTCGTTTTTACTTTACCCTTCAGGATTTTTTACTTTGCAACCCAGAATTGGCCGTTTGGCGATCAACTCTGTAAAATTTCAGTGATGCTATTCTATACCAACATGTATGGAAGCATTCTGTTCTTAACCTGTATTAGTGTCGATCGGTTTCTGGCAATCGTCTACCCATTTAAGTCAAAGACTCTAAGAACCAAACGAAATGCAAAAATCGTGTGTATTGCTGTGTGGCTAACTGTGATAGGAGGAAGTGCACCAGCAGTTTTTTTTCAGTCTACCCACTCTCAGGGTAACAATGCCTCAGAAGCCTGCTTTGAAAAATTTCCAGAAGCCACATGGAAAACGTATCTTTCAAGGATTGTAATTTTCATCGAAATAGTAGGATTTTTTATTCCTctaattttaaatgtaacttgTTCTAGTATGGTGCTAAGAACTTTAAATAAACCTGTTACATTAAGtagaagcaaaataaacaaaactaaagttttaaaaatgatttttgtacATTTGGTCATATTCTGCTTCTGTTTCGTGCCTTACAACATcaatcttattttatattctcttatgAGAACACAAACATTTGTTAATTGCTCAGCAGTGACAGCAGTAAGGACGATGTACCCAATCACTCTCTGCATTGCTGTTTCAAACTGTTGCTTTGACCCTATAGTTTACTACTTCACATCGGACACGATTcagaattcaataaaaatgaaaaactggtcTACTAGGAGAAGTGACTTTAGATTCTCTGAAGTTCACAGCACAGAGAACTTTATTCAACATAACCTACAGACCTTAAAAAGTAAGATATTTGACCATGAATCTACAATATAA